A portion of the Leptospira broomii serovar Hurstbridge str. 5399 genome contains these proteins:
- a CDS encoding ATP-dependent DNA helicase, with the protein MGKTADQFSKLSTLWPEFESRPGQIQMANGVEEAFQEAKHLIVEAGTGVGKSLAYLIPAALSALENEQTVVISTETKALQDQLIKKDIPLVSEILGEEIRAEVAMGASNYVCKRKLGNVLSQGTFGPEMMDHLESFKNWVSVSQSGRRQEYDGYASFDFWNKVTREADSCLGRNCPNFSHSFYFLERAKWQKAHILIVNHHLLAAHIASDFNILPEFKKLVIDEAHNFPETLGSAFRIELSSGEIQKLLQQVWNSQKKTGLAVKLNSPKINDLATQAGERLFSCFNAIAGELPLNFYGSQRIRKVLKMDGGMFESNLDALEQTLLLELKKYSKESEEVSEKEIALEIEMLANRIGSIAEGLHLFRTMDGDERVYWADPPSQKTKELYPKLLTQPLESESILKEILEPRMESIIFTSATLATDKGNLKYFSERIGKLPSKSKIVPSPFPYEKNSILFLPKDVRDASENAEGNSADLSRYIVKLIELTQGGTFVLFTSNRSLNEILEIVRPVTKFPIFSQIEMGPEPAKNAFLSEENAVLFGVSTFWQGVDIRGDKLRSVILTKLPFQPPNDPVLEARSEKLKERGGNPFRDLQLPYATTILKQGFGRLIRSEKDTGIVSLLDSRVWTKSYGKDLITALPPAKRISNWDELKIEYSKLPKYVSGALR; encoded by the coding sequence TTGGGTAAAACAGCAGATCAATTTTCTAAACTTTCAACTCTATGGCCTGAATTCGAGTCCAGACCTGGCCAGATTCAAATGGCAAACGGAGTCGAAGAAGCTTTCCAGGAGGCTAAGCATTTAATTGTAGAAGCGGGAACGGGGGTCGGTAAATCACTAGCATATCTCATTCCGGCAGCATTATCAGCATTGGAGAACGAGCAAACCGTAGTAATTTCAACAGAAACGAAAGCGCTCCAGGACCAGTTAATCAAAAAGGATATCCCTCTCGTATCGGAAATTTTAGGCGAAGAGATCCGTGCCGAGGTGGCGATGGGCGCCTCCAATTACGTATGCAAGAGAAAACTAGGAAACGTTCTCTCTCAAGGAACCTTCGGTCCAGAAATGATGGATCATTTGGAATCCTTTAAGAACTGGGTCTCGGTCAGCCAAAGCGGACGTCGTCAAGAATACGACGGTTATGCATCATTCGACTTTTGGAATAAGGTTACGCGAGAAGCGGATTCCTGCCTCGGCAGAAATTGTCCGAACTTTTCGCATTCTTTCTATTTTTTAGAGCGAGCCAAATGGCAAAAGGCGCATATACTGATCGTCAACCACCATTTACTCGCTGCCCATATCGCGTCGGACTTCAATATTCTTCCCGAATTTAAAAAACTCGTAATTGATGAAGCGCATAATTTTCCCGAAACCTTAGGCTCCGCATTTCGAATCGAATTGTCTTCCGGAGAAATCCAAAAACTTCTGCAACAAGTTTGGAACTCTCAGAAAAAAACGGGTCTCGCGGTTAAACTGAATTCGCCAAAGATTAACGATTTAGCGACCCAGGCCGGCGAAAGACTTTTTTCTTGCTTTAACGCGATCGCCGGAGAACTCCCTTTGAATTTTTACGGTTCACAAAGAATTCGTAAAGTTCTGAAAATGGACGGGGGGATGTTCGAATCCAATTTGGATGCATTGGAACAAACTCTTCTATTGGAATTAAAAAAATACAGTAAAGAAAGCGAGGAAGTGAGCGAAAAGGAAATCGCGCTGGAAATAGAAATGCTCGCCAATCGAATCGGCAGTATCGCCGAAGGTCTGCATCTCTTCCGAACGATGGATGGCGATGAACGCGTCTATTGGGCCGATCCTCCCAGTCAAAAAACCAAGGAACTATATCCGAAACTTCTCACTCAACCTTTGGAATCCGAATCCATCCTGAAGGAAATTTTAGAACCACGTATGGAAAGTATCATATTCACTTCCGCGACTCTCGCAACGGATAAAGGAAATCTAAAGTATTTTAGCGAGAGAATCGGAAAACTTCCGTCCAAATCAAAGATCGTTCCGTCCCCCTTTCCCTATGAAAAGAATTCCATTTTATTTCTCCCAAAAGATGTGAGGGACGCCTCCGAAAACGCCGAAGGAAATTCCGCCGATTTGTCCCGCTATATCGTAAAACTGATCGAACTAACCCAAGGAGGAACGTTCGTGCTTTTCACTTCGAATCGTTCCTTAAATGAAATACTAGAAATAGTCCGTCCCGTTACGAAATTTCCTATCTTTTCCCAAATTGAGATGGGTCCGGAACCTGCGAAGAACGCTTTCTTATCGGAGGAAAATGCGGTACTGTTCGGGGTATCCACATTTTGGCAGGGGGTTGATATTCGAGGCGATAAACTTCGCTCGGTAATTCTCACTAAGCTACCTTTCCAACCGCCGAATGATCCTGTATTGGAAGCAAGGAGCGAAAAGTTGAAGGAGAGAGGAGGAAACCCATTTCGAGATCTTCAACTTCCTTATGCAACTACGATTTTAAAACAAGGATTCGGGAGATTGATTCGGTCCGAAAAGGATACAGGAATCGTCAGTCTTCTGGATTCTAGAGTCTGGACCAAGTCATACGGAAAAGATTTAATCACCGCTCTTCCTCCGGCCAAGAGGATCTCAAATTGGGACGAATTGAAAATAGAATATTCAAAATTGCCGAAGTATGTCTCGGGAGCGCTCCGATGA
- a CDS encoding tetratricopeptide repeat protein encodes MAKSAALSTQVSLEESVWELFETGSYEEVVRVAERHPENVFINHLRAITEFETGGESANNFPLEGKTVLTPLLAGYLHRANGRVKEAALLFHEYFKASSSLVSYSILKTGIKTCEEAGGHKAALDLILRYKALFKDNYFAKLEFFSFYYLRKFEEALVAFKDNASILKEDRDVLAALGLCLVQLGKFEEAKGILEKLPGAGEIPSYEEKVTEYAPVIQSISVYEKRRKELSKKELLDLGYAYLFSESYKKAEEVFTFLVSQAK; translated from the coding sequence ATGGCTAAGAGTGCAGCCCTTTCTACTCAAGTCTCTTTGGAAGAGTCCGTATGGGAACTCTTTGAAACGGGATCGTACGAGGAAGTCGTCCGAGTAGCGGAGAGACATCCGGAAAATGTTTTTATCAATCATCTTAGGGCTATCACCGAATTTGAAACCGGCGGGGAAAGCGCTAATAATTTTCCCCTGGAAGGCAAAACGGTTCTAACCCCTTTATTAGCCGGATACCTGCATAGGGCTAACGGAAGAGTGAAAGAGGCAGCCTTGCTGTTTCACGAATATTTCAAGGCTTCGTCGTCTCTTGTTTCTTATTCTATTTTGAAAACAGGAATTAAAACCTGCGAGGAAGCGGGCGGACATAAGGCTGCCTTGGATTTGATCCTGCGTTACAAGGCGCTTTTCAAAGATAATTATTTCGCCAAATTAGAATTCTTTTCGTTCTATTATCTTCGCAAATTCGAAGAGGCCTTGGTGGCATTTAAGGACAATGCTTCGATTCTAAAGGAAGATCGCGACGTTCTTGCCGCCCTGGGTCTATGCTTGGTTCAACTCGGAAAATTCGAGGAGGCAAAAGGTATTCTAGAAAAATTGCCCGGCGCGGGAGAAATTCCCTCTTATGAGGAAAAAGTAACCGAGTATGCTCCTGTCATTCAGAGTATTTCCGTTTACGAAAAACGCCGCAAAGAATTATCCAAGAAGGAATTATTAGATTTAGGTTATGCGTATCTCTTCTCGGAATCGTATAAAAAAGCCGAAGAAGTTTTCACTTTTCTGGTTTCCCAAGCAAAATAA
- the asnS gene encoding asparagine--tRNA ligase, with translation MISLNELSENEGLVVTVPGWLHGIRGSNARQFISLRNSGRILQVLAEKEILGEEVFTQIKHLKQETSLEMTGKLVANEKSPIGFELILKSFRKVGDSENYPITPKEHGIDFLLSQRHLWLRSSKQLAILRIRDEVSFNIRKYFHERKFTLIDTPILTGSIGESAGSLFSTEYFDLGKAFLAQTGQLYLETAIFAHSKVYCYGPTFRAEKSKTRRHLTEFWMLEVESAFVQHEENLRLQEDFVKTIVKQTVETCSAELKILERDPVPLLSYMEKPFPRIDYKDALEYLQSQKEDIVWGDDINSEREQMLTTKFGGPIFIQKYPREAKAFYMKVNPADPRTVLNADLIAPDGVGEIIGGSEREESYETIVKRLEEERLPVETYEWYLELRKYGSVPHSGFGLGSERLIAWICGLPHIRECIPFPRMMERLYP, from the coding sequence ATGATTTCCTTAAATGAACTTTCCGAAAACGAAGGACTGGTAGTTACCGTACCCGGATGGCTACACGGGATCAGAGGTTCCAACGCTCGTCAATTTATCAGCCTACGGAATTCCGGACGAATTCTCCAAGTTCTGGCCGAGAAGGAAATTTTGGGGGAAGAAGTTTTTACTCAGATTAAGCACCTGAAACAGGAAACTTCTTTGGAAATGACGGGTAAGTTGGTAGCGAACGAAAAATCGCCCATTGGTTTTGAACTTATCCTAAAATCCTTTCGCAAAGTCGGTGATTCTGAAAATTATCCGATCACTCCTAAAGAACATGGAATCGATTTTTTACTTTCGCAACGTCATCTTTGGTTACGATCCAGCAAACAATTGGCGATTCTTAGGATCCGTGACGAAGTGTCGTTTAATATTCGAAAATATTTTCATGAAAGAAAGTTCACTTTAATCGATACGCCTATTTTAACGGGGTCGATCGGAGAGTCGGCAGGATCCCTGTTTTCGACGGAATATTTCGATTTAGGCAAAGCGTTTTTGGCACAAACCGGCCAGCTATATTTGGAAACAGCCATCTTTGCGCATAGTAAGGTGTATTGTTACGGGCCGACGTTTCGTGCGGAAAAAAGTAAGACGCGACGTCACTTAACGGAGTTCTGGATGTTGGAAGTAGAATCGGCGTTCGTTCAACACGAAGAAAACTTACGATTGCAGGAAGACTTTGTTAAGACAATCGTAAAGCAAACCGTAGAAACCTGCTCGGCCGAGTTGAAGATTCTAGAAAGAGATCCTGTTCCGCTACTTTCTTACATGGAAAAGCCCTTTCCGAGAATCGACTATAAGGACGCGTTGGAATATCTACAGTCACAAAAGGAGGATATCGTTTGGGGAGATGATATCAATTCCGAGCGGGAGCAAATGCTGACTACCAAGTTTGGCGGGCCGATATTTATTCAGAAATATCCGAGAGAGGCAAAAGCCTTTTATATGAAAGTGAATCCGGCAGATCCGAGGACCGTGTTAAATGCCGATTTGATCGCGCCGGACGGGGTCGGGGAAATCATAGGAGGTTCCGAGAGGGAAGAAAGCTACGAGACGATCGTTAAGCGATTAGAGGAAGAGAGACTTCCCGTGGAGACATATGAATGGTATTTGGAATTACGCAAATACGGATCCGTTCCTCATTCCGGATTCGGTCTAGGGTCGGAACGTCTGATCGCATGGATTTGCGGATTACCCCATATTCGGGAATGTATCCCTTTCCCTAGAATGATGGAAAGGCTGTATCCCTGA
- the folD gene encoding bifunctional methylenetetrahydrofolate dehydrogenase/methenyltetrahydrofolate cyclohydrolase FolD has translation MTAVLLDGKKLSQKIKDTIAEEIRTMVASGKKPPKLATILVGNNPASETYVSMKVKACHSVGMLSEKIELSESTSTQELLAVIDKLNLDPDTHGILLQHPTPSQIDERAAFDRIDLKKDVDGVTTLSFGKLSMGVETYLPCTPYGMILLLKEYGINPEGKRAVIVGRSPILGKPMAMLLTEMNATVTLCHSKTKNLEGIVREADIVVGAVGKPEFVKATWIKPGAVLLDAGYNPGNVGDIEISKAWETSSYYTPVPGGVGPMTIAVLLLQTLYSAKDHFTPPLK, from the coding sequence ATGACTGCGGTACTCCTGGACGGAAAAAAACTCTCTCAAAAAATCAAAGATACGATCGCGGAAGAAATTCGCACCATGGTTGCATCCGGAAAAAAACCGCCCAAGTTAGCCACGATTCTGGTAGGTAATAATCCCGCCTCGGAAACCTACGTGAGTATGAAAGTTAAGGCCTGCCATTCCGTTGGAATGCTTTCGGAGAAAATCGAACTTTCCGAATCGACGTCTACTCAGGAACTTCTCGCGGTCATCGATAAATTAAATCTGGATCCCGATACCCACGGAATTCTTTTGCAGCACCCTACGCCCTCGCAAATTGACGAGAGAGCGGCGTTTGACAGAATTGATCTTAAAAAAGACGTGGATGGAGTTACGACTCTATCTTTCGGAAAACTTTCTATGGGTGTGGAAACCTATCTTCCCTGTACGCCGTATGGAATGATCCTTTTACTCAAAGAGTACGGCATAAATCCTGAAGGGAAAAGAGCTGTCATTGTAGGAAGGTCTCCTATTTTGGGGAAGCCTATGGCAATGCTTCTGACGGAAATGAACGCGACGGTTACTCTTTGCCATTCCAAAACTAAAAATTTGGAAGGAATCGTTCGCGAGGCGGATATCGTCGTAGGCGCAGTCGGCAAACCCGAATTCGTAAAAGCGACCTGGATCAAACCGGGAGCGGTTCTTTTAGACGCAGGATATAACCCAGGTAATGTGGGAGATATAGAAATCTCGAAAGCTTGGGAAACTTCCTCTTATTATACGCCGGTTCCGGGCGGGGTCGGTCCAATGACCATCGCGGTCCTATTATTGCAGACTCTCTATTCGGCAAAAGATCACTTTACACCGCCGCTAAAATGA
- a CDS encoding acetylxylan esterase, with the protein MAISFDECFQTYPPLQPPADLDDFWTDAIRELKGFPVKNQTKALLKGTILKETIYDISFQSYGNATLTGSLVIPRKRGDLPVIAYFHDYAKDRPQIIKGLTEAGVAQLILDLRGHGSQLIRPVLKEGEFPDPDWTPGYFRKGLETKESFFLKGMYLDVIRTIEFLRLTDGIDGDRIILAGKGIGAALAAFGAANSNRVKAIILETPNFCHVDDTQLRLGTSWTKEISEQLALSKSKKTILRKNLSYFDTLNFSKKIKIPTLVSVGMEDQVSHPKSVFALFNHLVCDKRMQVYPTEGNEAGIAGDKQNLANLEFVREILFSE; encoded by the coding sequence ATGGCTATCAGTTTCGACGAATGCTTCCAGACGTATCCTCCCCTGCAACCTCCGGCCGATCTGGACGATTTTTGGACCGATGCAATTCGGGAATTGAAAGGCTTTCCGGTTAAAAACCAGACCAAAGCACTACTAAAAGGAACCATCTTAAAGGAAACGATTTACGATATCTCCTTCCAATCCTACGGGAACGCTACGTTAACTGGAAGTTTAGTCATCCCGCGAAAACGAGGGGATTTACCCGTGATCGCTTACTTTCACGACTACGCAAAAGATCGCCCCCAAATCATCAAGGGGCTTACCGAGGCTGGGGTCGCGCAGCTAATCTTAGACCTTCGAGGCCACGGATCCCAGCTTATACGTCCTGTTTTAAAAGAAGGAGAATTCCCCGATCCCGATTGGACCCCCGGATACTTCCGCAAAGGATTGGAAACAAAAGAATCCTTCTTTCTAAAAGGGATGTATTTGGATGTGATCCGCACGATCGAATTTCTCCGACTGACCGACGGTATAGACGGGGATCGAATTATTCTGGCTGGAAAAGGAATCGGGGCGGCTCTCGCCGCGTTCGGAGCCGCCAACTCCAATCGCGTAAAAGCAATTATATTAGAAACTCCTAATTTTTGCCACGTAGACGATACTCAATTAAGATTAGGGACGAGTTGGACCAAGGAAATCTCGGAGCAGCTTGCTCTATCCAAATCCAAAAAGACGATCCTGCGTAAGAATTTGTCCTACTTTGACACTCTGAATTTTTCTAAGAAGATCAAAATTCCGACTTTGGTTTCGGTCGGAATGGAAGATCAAGTCTCCCACCCCAAATCAGTCTTTGCACTATTCAACCATCTCGTTTGTGATAAACGAATGCAAGTATATCCGACCGAGGGAAACGAAGCGGGAATCGCAGGGGATAAACAAAACCTAGCCAACTTAGAATTTGTGAGAGAAATATTATTTTCGGAATGA
- the cysS gene encoding cysteine--tRNA ligase: MREVRFHNSLTGNKVLFSPDDTNRVKIYSCGPTVYNFAHIGNLRAFLFVDLLRRSLKALGFIPDMTMNITDIDDKIIRESIQSKKSILEFTKPWTEAFFQDLETIGIEKLEHYPKATDSVPEMVEIVHRLKERGLVYEKEGSLYYPISKFQSYGKLSHIDVTGMKTGTRYDTDEYEKDDVRDFVLWKSPKLEGETSWETDIGTGRPGWHLECSAMIRKIYGSGIDIHTGGVDLTFPHHENEIAQSEGAYPNEVFVKYWLHSEHLLVEGEKMSKSKGNFYTLRDLILKGAEPKAIRFLLLTTHYRSKLNFTFERLEEARQSVLKLQACVNRLLEAKQISEIEKSDEPPLPDPKLWEDMLDALADDLNISKFLASTYEAVRSVNQRLDKPGLGRAEIEDAVRFFERVDRILGVLNFDPKRESLDSEIDELVKQRQEARKNKDFALSDKIRDQLNDIGIVIEDTKEGLRWRRK; the protein is encoded by the coding sequence ATGAGAGAGGTTCGCTTTCATAATTCGCTCACCGGGAATAAAGTCCTATTCTCGCCCGACGACACGAATCGCGTAAAAATTTACTCCTGCGGTCCGACCGTTTATAATTTCGCTCATATAGGAAATCTACGTGCATTTTTGTTCGTAGATCTTCTGCGCCGCTCTCTTAAAGCTCTCGGTTTTATTCCCGATATGACGATGAACATAACCGATATCGACGATAAAATCATTCGAGAATCCATCCAAAGTAAGAAAAGCATTCTCGAATTCACCAAACCTTGGACGGAGGCTTTTTTCCAGGATTTAGAAACGATCGGTATCGAAAAGCTTGAACATTACCCGAAGGCTACGGACTCGGTTCCTGAAATGGTGGAAATCGTTCACAGACTAAAGGAAAGGGGTTTAGTTTATGAAAAAGAAGGAAGCCTTTACTACCCGATTTCAAAATTCCAATCGTACGGAAAGCTATCTCATATAGACGTAACCGGAATGAAAACGGGAACTCGGTACGACACGGACGAATATGAAAAGGACGATGTCAGAGATTTTGTTCTATGGAAATCGCCGAAGTTAGAAGGGGAGACTTCTTGGGAAACGGATATCGGCACGGGTCGCCCCGGATGGCATCTAGAATGCTCTGCCATGATTCGAAAGATCTACGGATCGGGAATCGATATCCATACCGGAGGAGTAGACCTTACCTTCCCTCATCACGAAAATGAAATCGCACAAAGCGAAGGCGCCTACCCTAATGAAGTTTTCGTAAAATACTGGCTTCACTCCGAACACCTTCTTGTAGAAGGGGAAAAAATGTCCAAATCCAAGGGGAACTTTTACACCCTTCGCGATTTAATTTTAAAAGGGGCGGAACCTAAAGCTATCAGATTTCTCCTACTGACCACGCATTATAGGTCTAAATTGAATTTCACATTCGAGCGTTTGGAAGAAGCTAGACAATCCGTTTTAAAACTACAGGCCTGCGTAAATAGACTTTTAGAAGCGAAACAAATCTCCGAAATCGAAAAGTCCGACGAACCACCTCTCCCCGACCCCAAACTCTGGGAGGATATGTTAGACGCCCTTGCCGACGATCTAAATATCTCCAAGTTTCTGGCTTCGACCTATGAGGCAGTGAGAAGCGTTAACCAACGTCTGGATAAACCCGGCTTGGGAAGAGCGGAAATAGAAGACGCCGTTCGATTTTTCGAACGAGTCGATCGAATTTTGGGTGTCTTAAACTTCGATCCAAAACGGGAATCTTTGGATTCCGAGATCGACGAATTAGTGAAACAAAGGCAAGAAGCCCGTAAGAATAAGGATTTTGCACTTTCCGATAAAATTCGAGATCAACTCAATGATATTGGAATCGTAATCGAGGACACTAAAGAAGGTCTTCGCTGGAGAAGAAAATGA
- the rlmB gene encoding 23S rRNA (guanosine(2251)-2'-O)-methyltransferase RlmB: MSKSDYIYGKRNISENLARHLETGTDLSFREVWVKSNPNHELREILEKLPSNVKINEVSLSRLDQLAPGVNHQGIIAERILLHTGDKKSFEEHLETCKGPILILDRIQDPGNLGNILRTVECFGVETVLIPERDSSGITPAVEKTASGALAYLNVYRVGNLAQLIDKLKKRNFWVVATADQGVEDWSKVPAWEELVILMGNEGDGVKRILLDKSDFVLRIPLHGHISSLNVTVATGITLDRLKNRP; this comes from the coding sequence ATGAGCAAGTCGGATTATATATATGGAAAACGTAATATTTCCGAAAACCTGGCACGGCATCTTGAAACCGGAACCGACCTGTCGTTTCGGGAAGTCTGGGTTAAATCGAATCCGAATCATGAATTGAGAGAAATACTGGAAAAGCTTCCTTCCAACGTAAAGATAAACGAAGTTTCGCTGAGCCGATTGGATCAATTAGCTCCCGGCGTTAATCACCAGGGTATTATTGCCGAAAGAATTCTACTTCACACTGGCGACAAAAAATCCTTCGAAGAACATTTAGAAACTTGTAAAGGACCGATTCTAATCCTGGATCGAATCCAAGATCCCGGGAATTTGGGAAATATTCTTAGAACGGTGGAATGCTTCGGAGTGGAAACGGTTTTGATTCCGGAAAGAGATTCTTCCGGAATCACTCCTGCGGTGGAAAAGACCGCATCCGGAGCGCTCGCATATCTAAACGTATATCGCGTCGGAAATTTGGCGCAACTGATAGACAAACTTAAAAAAAGAAATTTCTGGGTGGTGGCGACCGCCGATCAAGGAGTGGAAGACTGGTCTAAAGTTCCTGCATGGGAAGAGCTGGTAATTTTGATGGGAAACGAAGGTGACGGGGTAAAGAGAATTCTATTGGATAAATCCGACTTTGTCCTTCGAATTCCGCTTCATGGGCATATTTCCTCGTTGAACGTGACTGTCGCAACCGGAATCACCTTAGACCGACTTAAAAACCGACCTTAG
- a CDS encoding esterase/lipase family protein, whose translation MFGSAVVRNLPALLLIFFSFSYCHVNDLKARLSPHTHKSDQDKLLNYILFEYYTETNHALYRYINIFSPVAATKSQINADFFGDPSIGQVAGKTKLIFIHGWDFTERNTDPPTNKYKKVSNLLGTWNQALEFVDNNISSVYTNYEIYVFTYRTSDYISNNGRRLIDTLNANFSSSDKVIILAHSMGGLVSRAALYHPNNTKDIIHNIVSLGTPYYGSPFSSPQYQSNDLSAISSIVGFVTGTPGGKDLGYTNGGTLGSNLLPGEYISNSYNAYLESLLGQTSKDSKVSVYYGDLAGSCSGHDIIYASGCTILNSTTPQFPNTDGIVTAYSGQMYHNSVAGRFSQAGFDHSQMSFRNPANPSNIAAAQAFFTTVITYINGL comes from the coding sequence ATGTTCGGGTCCGCCGTCGTTAGGAACCTTCCTGCACTACTATTAATCTTTTTCTCCTTTAGTTATTGCCACGTTAACGATCTAAAAGCCCGATTGAGTCCGCATACTCATAAATCCGATCAGGATAAATTATTAAATTACATTTTATTCGAATATTATACCGAGACGAATCATGCTCTCTATCGCTATATAAATATCTTTAGTCCGGTTGCCGCCACTAAGTCGCAAATCAACGCGGATTTCTTCGGAGACCCTTCTATAGGGCAAGTCGCCGGAAAGACAAAATTGATTTTCATACACGGATGGGATTTTACCGAAAGGAATACGGACCCTCCCACGAACAAGTACAAGAAGGTGAGCAATTTACTCGGAACCTGGAATCAAGCTCTGGAGTTCGTCGATAATAATATCTCGAGCGTTTATACGAACTACGAGATATACGTATTTACGTATAGAACTTCCGACTACATCTCCAATAACGGACGTCGTTTAATCGATACGTTAAACGCAAATTTTTCCTCGTCCGATAAGGTGATTATTTTAGCTCATTCTATGGGAGGACTAGTTTCCCGCGCGGCGCTGTACCATCCCAATAATACGAAGGACATTATCCATAATATCGTTAGCCTAGGAACACCTTATTACGGTTCTCCGTTCTCTTCGCCTCAATATCAAAGTAACGATTTATCTGCCATCAGTAGTATCGTAGGATTCGTCACCGGAACGCCCGGGGGAAAGGACCTAGGTTACACCAACGGAGGAACTTTAGGGTCGAATCTTTTACCGGGAGAATACATTTCTAATTCCTATAACGCGTATTTGGAAAGTCTTCTCGGCCAAACATCCAAAGATTCTAAAGTATCCGTGTATTACGGCGATTTGGCGGGTAGTTGTTCCGGTCATGACATTATCTATGCGAGCGGGTGCACAATCTTGAATTCAACTACGCCTCAATTTCCGAATACTGACGGTATCGTAACTGCCTATTCGGGGCAGATGTACCATAACTCCGTTGCAGGAAGATTCTCCCAAGCCGGTTTCGATCATTCCCAAATGTCTTTTCGAAACCCCGCCAACCCGTCAAATATTGCCGCTGCACAAGCATTCTTCACGACCGTTATCACTTATATTAACGGACTTTGA
- the hisF gene encoding imidazole glycerol phosphate synthase subunit HisF yields the protein MSELTARIIPCLDIKDGRVVKGVNFVNLVDAGDPVESAVAYEANLADELCFLDITASSDKRDILIHLVEAVAERIFIPFTVGGGIRTLEDVKAVLEKGADKVSINTAAFQHPELLTESAEIYGSQCIVCAVDVKFHKERNRHEIFLHGGRTETGREALDWGREAQERGAGEILLTSMDRDGTKKGFDIKLLKLFSSNLEIPIIASGGAGNPEHMVEAILRGKADAVLAASIFHFGEYTIRETKENMREMGIKVRL from the coding sequence ATGAGTGAATTGACCGCCAGAATCATTCCTTGCCTGGATATTAAGGACGGCCGGGTCGTAAAGGGAGTGAACTTCGTAAATTTAGTCGATGCCGGCGATCCGGTTGAATCGGCCGTGGCGTACGAAGCCAATCTGGCGGATGAACTTTGTTTTTTGGACATCACCGCTTCGAGCGATAAACGAGACATTCTGATACATTTAGTGGAAGCGGTCGCCGAAAGAATTTTTATTCCTTTTACTGTCGGTGGAGGGATCCGAACCTTAGAGGACGTAAAAGCCGTTTTAGAAAAGGGAGCCGACAAAGTTTCGATCAATACCGCGGCATTCCAACATCCGGAATTGCTGACGGAATCTGCGGAGATTTACGGATCACAATGTATAGTGTGTGCGGTCGACGTTAAGTTTCACAAGGAAAGAAATCGGCACGAGATATTTCTGCACGGCGGTAGAACCGAGACCGGTAGGGAAGCTCTAGACTGGGGACGAGAAGCGCAGGAAAGAGGTGCAGGCGAAATTTTATTAACTTCTATGGATCGCGACGGAACGAAGAAAGGCTTCGACATCAAGTTATTAAAACTTTTCTCTTCCAATCTTGAGATTCCAATCATAGCCAGCGGCGGAGCCGGAAATCCGGAGCATATGGTGGAGGCGATTCTTCGAGGAAAGGCCGACGCCGTCCTGGCCGCTTCTATTTTTCATTTTGGCGAATATACGATTCGAGAGACCAAAGAGAATATGCGAGAGATGGGCATAAAAGTTAGACTTTAA